A window of Primulina tabacum isolate GXHZ01 chromosome 4, ASM2559414v2, whole genome shotgun sequence contains these coding sequences:
- the LOC142543264 gene encoding putative protein phosphatase 2C 39, protein MSGKEILSKVKEKIGLSSSEPDAGKGKSKMSKHITHGYHMVEGKSAHTMEDYVFAQFKQVGDNELGLFAVFDGHLSHQVPIYLKSHLFNNILKEPDFWSDTEKAIRRAYRITDGNILEKSQDLGKGGSTAVTAILINCEKLFVANVGDSRAVICKDGKAKQLSIDHEPGMERENIENRGGFVLKYPGDVPRVDGQLAVARAFGDKKLKDHLSSEPDITVELIDDDTEFVILASDGIWKVMSNQEAVDCIRNIKDAKAAAKRLTEEALNRKSTDDISCIIVRFG, encoded by the exons ATGTCTGGGAAAGAAATCCTAAGCAAGGTGAAG GAGAAAATTGGTTTAAGTTCATCGGAGCCCGACGCAGGAAAAGGGAAGAGTAAGATGTCGAAGCACATCACGCATGGATACCATATGGTTGAGGGGAAATCAGCTCATACGATGGAAGATTACGTTTTCGCGCAATTCAAACAAGTTGGCGACAACGAACTTGGGTTGTTTGCGGTGTTCGATGGCCATTTAAGTCACCAAGTTCCCATCTATCTGAAGTCCCACCTCTTCAACAATATCTTGAAAGAG CCGGACTTTTGGAGTGACACGGAGAAGGCAATTAGAAGAGCATACCGTATTACGGATGGCAACATATTGGAAAAAAGCCAGGATTTGGGTAAAGGGGGTTCCACTGCTGTTACGGCTATATTGATAAACTGTGAGAAGCTCTTCGTCGCTAATGTCGGAGATTCTCGTGCTGTGATATGCAAGGATGGTAAGGCAAAGCAATTATCAATTGATCATGAGCCTGGTATGGAAAGGGAGAATATCGAGAACAGAGGTGGCTTTGTACTCAAATATCCAG GCGATGTGCCACGAGTCGATGGGCAGTTGGCAGTGGCAAGGGCATTTGGTGATAAAAAGTTGAAGGATCATCTTAGTTCAGAACCTGACATAACTGTTGAACTTATAGACGATGACACAGAATTCGTGATCTTGGCTAGTGATGGAATCTGGAAG GTTATGTCGAACCAAGAGGCTGTGGACTGCATCAGGAACATCAAAGATGCTAAAGCGGCGGCGAAGCGACTTACCGAAGAAGCACTGAATAGGAAGAGCACTGATGATATTTCCTGTATAATTGTTAGGTTTGGGTAA